In Aphelocoma coerulescens isolate FSJ_1873_10779 chromosome 25, UR_Acoe_1.0, whole genome shotgun sequence, a genomic segment contains:
- the EFNA3 gene encoding ephrin-A3 isoform X2: MAAGLLPLLPLLLLLPGRGPPGALGNRHAVHWNSSNPHLRREGYTVQVNVNDYLDIYCPHYNASVPEHRLEQYVLYMVNAEGYRTCNTSQGFKRWECNRPHAPHSPIKFSEKFQRYSAFSLGYEFRAGQEYYYISTPTHNHRRACLKMKVFVCCASTSHSGEKLAPTLPQFTLRPEVKIEDLENFNPEMPKLEKSISGTSPKREHLPLAVAAALFLMTLLAS, encoded by the exons ATGGCGGCtgggctcctgcccctgctcccgctgctgctgctgctaccgGGCCGGGGGCCGCCGGGGGCCCTGGGCAACCGGCACGCcgtgcactggaacagctccaaCCCGCA CCTGCGGCGGGAGGGCTACACGGTGCAGGTGAATGTCAACGACTACCTGGACATCTACTGCCCGCACTACAACGCCTCGGTGCCCGAGCACCGGCTGGAGCAGTACGTGCTGTACATGGTGAACGCGGAGGGGTACCGCACCTGCAACACCAGCCAGGGCTTCAAGCGCTGGGAGTGCAACCGGCCCCACGCGCCCCACAGCCCCATCAAGTTCTCGGAGAAGTTCCAGCGCTACAGCGCCTTCTCACTGGGCTACGAGTTCCGCGCGGGGCAGGAGTACTACTACATAT CCACGCCGACACACAACCACCGCCGGGCCTGCCTGAAGATGAAGGTGTTCGTCTGCTGCGCCTCCA CGTCGCACTCCGGGGAGAAGCTGGCGCCCACCCTGCCCCAGTTCACCCTGCGGCCCGAGGTGAAGATCGAGGACCTGG AAAACTTCAACCCGGAGATGCCGAAGCTGGAGAAGAGCATCAGCGGCACCAGCCCCAAGCGGGAACACTTGCCCCTGGCCGTGGCCGCCGCGCTCTTCCTCATGACGCTGTTGGCCTCGTAG
- the EFNA3 gene encoding ephrin-A3 isoform X1, whose protein sequence is MAAGLLPLLPLLLLLPGRGPPGALGNRHAVHWNSSNPHLRREGYTVQVNVNDYLDIYCPHYNASVPEHRLEQYVLYMVNAEGYRTCNTSQGFKRWECNRPHAPHSPIKFSEKFQRYSAFSLGYEFRAGQEYYYISTPTHNHRRACLKMKVFVCCASKNFNPEMPKLEKSISGTSPKREHLPLAVAAALFLMTLLAS, encoded by the exons ATGGCGGCtgggctcctgcccctgctcccgctgctgctgctgctaccgGGCCGGGGGCCGCCGGGGGCCCTGGGCAACCGGCACGCcgtgcactggaacagctccaaCCCGCA CCTGCGGCGGGAGGGCTACACGGTGCAGGTGAATGTCAACGACTACCTGGACATCTACTGCCCGCACTACAACGCCTCGGTGCCCGAGCACCGGCTGGAGCAGTACGTGCTGTACATGGTGAACGCGGAGGGGTACCGCACCTGCAACACCAGCCAGGGCTTCAAGCGCTGGGAGTGCAACCGGCCCCACGCGCCCCACAGCCCCATCAAGTTCTCGGAGAAGTTCCAGCGCTACAGCGCCTTCTCACTGGGCTACGAGTTCCGCGCGGGGCAGGAGTACTACTACATAT CCACGCCGACACACAACCACCGCCGGGCCTGCCTGAAGATGAAGGTGTTCGTCTGCTGCGCCTCCA AAAACTTCAACCCGGAGATGCCGAAGCTGGAGAAGAGCATCAGCGGCACCAGCCCCAAGCGGGAACACTTGCCCCTGGCCGTGGCCGCCGCGCTCTTCCTCATGACGCTGTTGGCCTCGTAG